CGGAAGTACTCGCTCGGGAGCTTCGAGAGCTGCTGGCCGGCGGGCAGCCAGTAGCGATGGCGCTTGTAGGCGTGGTCCATCCGGTACATGTAGTGAGGCACCCAGCCGGCGTCGGCCTCCGCGCACACCACATTCAGCGCGGGGTGGCGCTCGAACACGCCACCGAGCACGAGCGTTCCCATGATGTCCTGGCAGCCGCGCATGATGCTGAGAAAGCCGTTCATCTTCGGCCCGCGGGTCTCGTGGCGGAAGGCGTAGTTGCGGTCGGTGAGGATGTGGAACGAGAGCGGCAGCCCGAGCTCGATCGAGGCTTCCCAGAACGCGTCGTAGACGCGCGAGTCGTAGTCCTCGAGCGCGGGGTTGCCGGGCATCATCACGCCGCGGAGCCCTAATGACTTGATCTCGCGCAGCTCGCGAATGCCGTCTTCGGGCGTGCGCATCGCGAGCTGGCCGAGGCCGATCAGGCGCGCCGGGTGCTTCGAGCAGTACGAAGCGATCCAGCGGTTGTAGGCCGCGAAGCACGCGGTCTTGTAGTCGAAGTCGGCGTGGTTGCAGAGCACCATGCCCACGGTCGGGTAGATCACCTCGGCGTGAACGCCGTCCTTGTCCTGCTCCGCGAGGCGCGCGTTCGGATCCCAGC
This DNA window, taken from Deltaproteobacteria bacterium, encodes the following:
- a CDS encoding amidohydrolase family protein, which encodes MRDIVISADSHITEPPETYVDHIEAKWKDRAPKMRFDNDKLGDAFFVDGMPAPIAMGLVAAAGTPPEKIRTTGVKFYDMHPGGWDPNARLAEQDKDGVHAEVIYPTVGMVLCNHADFDYKTACFAAYNRWIASYCSKHPARLIGLGQLAMRTPEDGIRELREIKSLGLRGVMMPGNPALEDYDSRVYDAFWEASIELGLPLSFHILTDRNYAFRHETRGPKMNGFLSIMRGCQDIMGTLVLGGVFERHPALNVVCAEADAGWVPHYMYRMDHAYKRHRYWLPAGQQLSKLPSEYFRENIYTTFQDDWVAFKVANDMNWKHLLWANDFPHSDSTWPWSQEMLAEHTKSLTSEHKTAILGASTAQLYGIDVSKLAA